A single region of the Rattus rattus isolate New Zealand chromosome 8, Rrattus_CSIRO_v1, whole genome shotgun sequence genome encodes:
- the Ap1m2 gene encoding AP-1 complex subunit mu-2 isoform X1 gives MSASAVFILDVKGKPLISRNYKGDVPMTEIDHFMPLLMQREEEGMLAPLLSHGRVHFLWIKHSNLYLVATTLKNANASLVYSFLYKTVEVFCEYFKELEEESIRDNFVIVYELLDELMDFGFPQTTDSKILQEYITQQGNKLETGKSRVPPTVTNAVSWRSEGIKYKKNEVFIDVIESVNLLVNANGSVLLSEIVGTIKLKVFLSGMPELRLGLNDRVLFELTGLSGSKNKSVELEDVKFHQCVRLSRFDNDRTISFIPPDGDFELMSYRLSTQVKPLIWIESVIEKFSHSRVEIMVKAKGQFKKQSVANGVEISVPVPSDADSPRFKTSVGSAKYVPEKNVVIWSIKSFPGGKEYLMRAHFGLPSVETEEVEGRPPIGVKFEIPYFTVSGIQVRYMKIIEKSGYQALPWVRYITQSGDYQLRTS, from the exons ATGTCGGCCTCGGCAGTCTTCATTCTGGACGTCAAGGGCAAG CCTCTGATTAGCCGAAACTACAAAGGCGATGTGCCCATGACAGAGATTGACCACTTCATGCCACTGCTTATGCAGCGGGAGGAGGAGGGTATGCTGGCCCCGCTGCTGAGCCACGGCCGAGTGCACTTCTTGTGGATCAAACACAGCAACCTCTACT TGGTGGCCACCACACTGAAGAACGCCAACGCCTCTCTGGTGTACTCCTTTCTGTACAAGACTGTGGAG gtcttctgcGAGTACTTTAAGGAACTGGAGGAGGAGAGCATCCGAGACAACTTTGTCATTGTGTACGAGCTGCTGGACGAGCTGATGGACTTCGGCTTTCCGCAGACCACGGACAGCAAGATCCTGCAGGA GTACATCACACAGCAGGGCAACAAGCTGGAGACTGGCAAGTCTCGAGTGCCACCGACAGTCACCAATGCTGTGTCCTGGCGCTCCGAGGGCATCAAGTACAAAAAGAACGAGGTCTTCATTGACGTCATCGAGTCCGTTAACCTTCTG GTGAATGCTAATGGGAGTGTCTTGCTCAGCGAGATTGTGGGCACCATCAAGCTGAAGGTGTTTCTGTCTGGGATGCCAGAGCTGCGGCTGGGCCTCAATGACCGAGTGCTCTTTGAGCTTACTGGCC TTTCAGGCAGCAAGAACAAGTCTGTGGAGCTGGAAGATGTGAAATTCCACCAGTGCGTGAGGCTTTCACGCTTCGACAACGACCGCACCATCTCCTTCATACCCCCGGATGGGGACTTCGAACTCATGTCCTACCGTCTCAGCACCCAG GTCAAACCTCTGATCTGGATCGAGTCAGTCATTGAGAAATTCTCCCACAGCCGAGTGGAGATCATGGTGAAG GCCAAGGGTCAGTTTAAGAAGCAGTCGGTGGCCAACGGCGTGGAAATCTCTGTGCCTGTACCTAGCGATGCAGATTCTCCACGCTTCAAGACCAGTGTGGGCAGTGCCAAGTATGTGCCTGAGAAGAATGTCGTCATTTGGAGCATCAAGTCTTTCCCT GGGGGCAAGGAGTACTTGATGCGTGCCCACTTTGGCCTCCCCAGTGTGGAAACTGAGGAGGTAGAGGGCCGGCCACCCATCGGCGTCAAGTTTGAGATTCCATACTTTACTGTTTCCGGCATCCAG GTCCGTTACATGAAGATCATCGAGAAAAGCGGGTACCAGGCCCTGCCCTGGGTCCGCTACATCACCCAGAGTGGTG ATTATCAACTTCGGACCAGCTAG
- the Ap1m2 gene encoding AP-1 complex subunit mu-2 isoform X2 — MSASAVFILDVKGKPLISRNYKGDVPMTEIDHFMPLLMQREEEGMLAPLLSHGRVHFLWIKHSNLYLVATTLKNANASLVYSFLYKTVEVFCEYFKELEEESIRDNFVIVYELLDELMDFGFPQTTDSKILQEYITQQGNKLETGKSRVPPTVTNAVSWRSEGIKYKKNEVFIDVIESVNLLVNANGSVLLSEIVGTIKLKVFLSGMPELRLGLNDRVLFELTGRSKNKSVELEDVKFHQCVRLSRFDNDRTISFIPPDGDFELMSYRLSTQVKPLIWIESVIEKFSHSRVEIMVKAKGQFKKQSVANGVEISVPVPSDADSPRFKTSVGSAKYVPEKNVVIWSIKSFPGGKEYLMRAHFGLPSVETEEVEGRPPIGVKFEIPYFTVSGIQVRYMKIIEKSGYQALPWVRYITQSGDYQLRTS; from the exons ATGTCGGCCTCGGCAGTCTTCATTCTGGACGTCAAGGGCAAG CCTCTGATTAGCCGAAACTACAAAGGCGATGTGCCCATGACAGAGATTGACCACTTCATGCCACTGCTTATGCAGCGGGAGGAGGAGGGTATGCTGGCCCCGCTGCTGAGCCACGGCCGAGTGCACTTCTTGTGGATCAAACACAGCAACCTCTACT TGGTGGCCACCACACTGAAGAACGCCAACGCCTCTCTGGTGTACTCCTTTCTGTACAAGACTGTGGAG gtcttctgcGAGTACTTTAAGGAACTGGAGGAGGAGAGCATCCGAGACAACTTTGTCATTGTGTACGAGCTGCTGGACGAGCTGATGGACTTCGGCTTTCCGCAGACCACGGACAGCAAGATCCTGCAGGA GTACATCACACAGCAGGGCAACAAGCTGGAGACTGGCAAGTCTCGAGTGCCACCGACAGTCACCAATGCTGTGTCCTGGCGCTCCGAGGGCATCAAGTACAAAAAGAACGAGGTCTTCATTGACGTCATCGAGTCCGTTAACCTTCTG GTGAATGCTAATGGGAGTGTCTTGCTCAGCGAGATTGTGGGCACCATCAAGCTGAAGGTGTTTCTGTCTGGGATGCCAGAGCTGCGGCTGGGCCTCAATGACCGAGTGCTCTTTGAGCTTACTGGCC GCAGCAAGAACAAGTCTGTGGAGCTGGAAGATGTGAAATTCCACCAGTGCGTGAGGCTTTCACGCTTCGACAACGACCGCACCATCTCCTTCATACCCCCGGATGGGGACTTCGAACTCATGTCCTACCGTCTCAGCACCCAG GTCAAACCTCTGATCTGGATCGAGTCAGTCATTGAGAAATTCTCCCACAGCCGAGTGGAGATCATGGTGAAG GCCAAGGGTCAGTTTAAGAAGCAGTCGGTGGCCAACGGCGTGGAAATCTCTGTGCCTGTACCTAGCGATGCAGATTCTCCACGCTTCAAGACCAGTGTGGGCAGTGCCAAGTATGTGCCTGAGAAGAATGTCGTCATTTGGAGCATCAAGTCTTTCCCT GGGGGCAAGGAGTACTTGATGCGTGCCCACTTTGGCCTCCCCAGTGTGGAAACTGAGGAGGTAGAGGGCCGGCCACCCATCGGCGTCAAGTTTGAGATTCCATACTTTACTGTTTCCGGCATCCAG GTCCGTTACATGAAGATCATCGAGAAAAGCGGGTACCAGGCCCTGCCCTGGGTCCGCTACATCACCCAGAGTGGTG ATTATCAACTTCGGACCAGCTAG